A region of Oncorhynchus kisutch isolate 150728-3 linkage group LG29, Okis_V2, whole genome shotgun sequence DNA encodes the following proteins:
- the stard13a gene encoding stAR-related lipid transfer protein 13 — protein sequence MKLDVSHPRKKTDDSDDDDPLAISKRWTFEWNSRRWSRLQDMHFLLGSPNESSPEGCQGEGRLRSTVSSESVLTDLSEPEITDISSLHSQDSLGAMLPDSVSMVSLAGPYQPPRDLSHYNSLPIKSSRHGQGGRSPAKAFLRRMEMMRTWGPSSKRKSGSGRAPLVISGPVLHGEEPQALQMLHCVPINQSEDSPHPPYQSDDNSSHIALGNGSKGQSVTSGVSSMRPCVKESVSKPKRGSMYLEDMELLSGAPHVRRTEAQQSPFSRNHFRSYEDLLVHIPKNHKPGTFPKALSIESLATATNHQHQTPFPSPLHPSKGSPWTGTVLSKKPPCPGAPRGSRVSVYDNVPGSHLYASTGDLLDVDRDDHLFPHLDDIISHVSGLQQIVDHWSRSMLTEGGVGEEGEAGEGKREGRTTPREGEGEGRTTPTEGERDGVSLIDIESTGTRERRDSGVGASLTRPRLRWPSFRLSENLRQSGSALQISSQSAGQLSLLQKFSLLRLTAIMENYSMSNKHGWTWSVPKFMKRLKVPDYKERSVFGVPLIVHTQRCGYPLPLCLQQALRHLRTHCLDQVGLFRKSGVKSRIQALREECETSPDSVCYEDQSAYDVADMVKQFFRDLPEPLLTSKLGETFLHIYQYVPKEQRLQAVRAAILLMSDENREVLQTLLCFLRDVTSCVEENQMTPMNLAVCLGPSLFHLNILKNDNLSPRSIQKKYATGRPDQKDLSENLAATQGLAHMITECQHLFEIPQDMVSRSHNSYMEAELLAPPLDELRKTHDEEDEEEEEEEEEGSYHTHMEGLVQGLLKEARDNSKGWVSRATTDHTELACKKVGDGNPLRRWRVCVEVCAKPSEVLERLLRERPLWQTDVLQEKVLVTLGRQTDIYQYSLQSMAPHPNTDYVVLRSWRSSISKGCCVLVCVSVDYEDSPAMVSVRGVILESQYLLEPHGTGKSRLTHICRVDLKGRSPEWYNKVFGHLCVSEAQRIRSSFLPPDPPGTETKI from the exons ATGAAACTAGACGTCAGCCACCCCAGGAAGAAA ACTGATGATTCAGACGACGATGACCCGCTAGCCATCAGTAAGAGATGGACCTTTGAATGGAACAGCCGGCGCTGGTCCCGCCTCCAGGACATGCACTTCCTGCTGGGCTCGCCCAATGAGAGCAGTCCTGAGGGGTGCCAGGGGGAGGGGCGACTGAGGAGCACAGTGAGCAGTGAGAGCGTCCTGACGGACCTGAGTGAACCAGAGATCACGGATATATCCTCTCTGCACAGTCAAGACTCTCTGGGAGCCATGCTTCCTGACTCTGTCTCTATGGTCTCACTGGCAGGACCCTACCAG CCCCCAAGAGACCTGTCCCACTACAACTCTCTACCAATCAAAAGCAGCCGTCACGGCCAGGGAGGGCGGAGTCCGGCAAAGGCCTTCCTGCGTCGCATGGAGATGATGCGTACCTGGGGGCCGTCCTCCAAGAGGAAGTCAGGAAGTGGGCGGGCGCCGCTCGTCATCAGTGGGCCGGTCCTACATGGGGAGGAGCCCCAGGCATTACAGATGCTCCACTGTGTTCCCATCAATCAATCAGAGGACAGTCCTCATCCTCCCTACCAATCAGATGACAACTCGTCCCATATCGCCCTCGGTAATGGCAGCAAGGGCCAATCGGTGACGAGCGGTGTGAGTTCCATGCGTCCCTGTGTGAAGGAGTCTGTCTCCAAGCCTAAAAGAGGAAGTATGTACCTGGAAGACATGGAGCTGCTCTCTGGCGCCCCCCATGTTCGGAGGACTGAAGCACAACAGAGCCCGTTCAGCAGGAACCACTTCCGTTCATACGAGGACCTGCTGGTCCACATCCCCAAGAACCACAAACCAGGCACCTTCCCCAAAGCCTTGTCTATAGAGAGTCTAGCCACAGCCACCAACCACCAGCACCAGACCCCTTTTCCCTCCCCACTCCACCCCAGCAAAGGCTCCCCCTGGACGGGTACGGTTCTGTCCAAGAAGCCTCCCTGTCCTGGAGCTCCACGGGGCAGCAGGGTGAGTGTGTATGACAACGTCCCCGGGTCTCACCTGTACGCGTCCACAGGTGACCTGCTGGATGTGGACCGAGACGATCACCTGTTCCCCCACCTGGATGACATCATCAGTCACGTCAGCGGCCTGCAGCAGATTGTAGACCACTGGAGTCGCAGCATGCTGacggagggtggggtgggggaggagggggaggcaggggagggaaagaggg aggggaggaccacgcccagggagggggagggagaggggaggaccacgcccactgagggagagagagacggggtctCCCTGATTGACATAGAGTctacagggaccagagagaggagagactctgGAGTAGGAGCTTCCCTTACCAGACCACG tCTGCGGTGGCCGAGCTTCCGCCTCTCTGAAAATCTGCGCCAATCAGGCTCCGCGCTGCAGATCAGTAGCCAATCAGCAGGCCAGCTCAGCCTGCTCCAGAAGTTCTCTCTGCTCCGACTCACAGCCATCATGGAGAATTACTCCATGTCTAACAAACACGGCTGGACctg GTCTGTCCCTAAGTTTATGAAGCGTTTGAAGGTCCCTGACTACAAGGAGAGAAGTGTGTTTGGTGTTCCCCTCATCGTTCACACACAGCGCTGTGGTTACCCTCTACCTCTTTGTCTACAGCAGGCCCTGAGACATCTCAGGACGCACTGTCTTGAccag gTGGGTCTGTTCCGTAAATCTGGTGTGAAGTCTCGTATCCAGGCGTTGAGAGAGGAGTGTGAGACCAGTCCTGACAGTGTGTGTTACGAGGACCAGTCAGCGTACGATGTAGCAGACATGGTTAAACAGTTCTTCAGAGACCTTCCTGAACCTCTACTGACCAGCAAGCTGGGAGAGACCTTCCTACACATCTACCAGT atgtcCCTAAGGAGCAGAGGTTGCAGGCCGTGAGGGCGGCCATCTTGCTGATGTCAGACGAGAACAGGGAAGTGCTCCAGACGCTGCTCTGCTTCCTGCGTGATGTCACTTCCTGTGTAGAGGAGAACCAGATGACCCCTATGAACCTGGCTGTGTGTCTGGGCCCCTCCCTGTTCCACCTCAACATACTGAAGAATGACAACCTGTcccccag gTCGATCCAGAAGAAGTATGCTACGGGCCGTCCGGACCAGAAGGACCTGAGTGAGAACCTTGCCGCCACACAGGGCCTGGCTCACATGATCACTGAGTGCCAGCACCTGTTTGAG ATCCCACAGGACATGGTAAGCCGGTCCCATAACTCCTACATGGAGGCTGAGTTACTAGCGCCCCCTCTGGACGAGCTGCGTAAGACACATgacgaggaggacgaggaagaggaggaggaggaggaggaaggatccTACCACACACACATGGAGGGGCTGGTCCAGGGACTACTAAAAGAGGCCAGAGACAACAGCAAAGGATGGGTATCCCGGGCTACCACTGACCACACTGAACTGGCCTGCAAAAAG GTGGGTGATGGTAACCCACTGCGgcggtggcgtgtgtgtgtggaagtgtgTGCGAAGCCCAGTGAGGTGTTGGAGAGGCTACTGCGGGAGCGCCCCCTGTGGCAGACAGATGTACTGCAGGAGAAGGTTCTGGTTACcctgggcagacagacagacatctaccaGTACAGCTTGCAGAGCATGGCCCCACACCCCAACACTGACTACGTAGTACTGAG gtcgTGGCGTAGCAGCATTTCTAAGGGttgctgtgtgttggtgtgtgtatcaGTGGACTATGAGGACAGTCCAGCCATGGTATCAGTCAGAGGAGTGATTCTAGAATCACAGTACCTTCTAGAACCCCACGGAACCGGGAAGTCCCGACTCACACACATCTGCAGAGTCGATCTGAA GGGTAGGTCTCCAGAGTGGTACAACAAGGTGTTTGGTCACCTGTGTGTCTCTGAGGCCCAGAGGATCcgttcctccttcctccctccagaCCCCCCAGGCACCGAGACCAAGATCTGA